One Prunus dulcis chromosome 8, ALMONDv2, whole genome shotgun sequence DNA window includes the following coding sequences:
- the LOC117636506 gene encoding probable linoleate 9S-lipoxygenase 7 isoform X1, whose amino-acid sequence MQHQQQQRAQSRQSTINGEIVIVQSHKQPGSGKSASLRLYSCAEVDPTETGEGKMSSQTNLKCGKTKTSNGEKTRTYHVKFYVESSFGIPGAFVIRNQGKHRFFLQSASFETHSNQMIQFDCHSWVYPSQKTKKFDRIFFSNTKYLPNQTPQGLMKLRNKELISLRGDGGGERKEWDRIYDYDYYNDLGNPDKGPEHERPVLGGSELHPYPRRGRTGRPPSNADPLTESRPHTTNLDIYVPLDERFSPKKQSEFTSNSIQAALWFLIHEVKFVMQKDSNHFESFDEIHDMFSDNQNQVIGGSLKEKLKAMVPNELFKDITHAIKTPLKFPVPQMIAENEFAWKDDEEFGRQMLAGINPAQIRSLEVFPPQSKNGMVSSIEPSHIEHNLEGMTLAQAMNNWRIFILDHHDYLIPFLRKINTKDVCTYASRTLLFLKSDATLKPIAIELSFPGFAEGQEISWVFTPARQGEAAALWHYAKAHVAVNDTVYHQLVSHWLHTHAVVEPFIIATRRQLSGMHPIHWLLDPHFKDTMHVNALARSMLINSGGILEKTLFSAELSMELSAELYKEWRFDEQALPADLLKRGMAIEDPDPDNPTGVQLLFQDYPYGSDGLEIWSAIQAWVTDFCMLFYTDDESVRSDEEIQAWWSEIQNVGHGDKSSETWWYHMTSREDLIKALTTLIWIASALHASVNFGQYAYAGYPLNRPTLCRRFIPEEGTFEYAEFLKDPDKYYLNMLPERVEMTLGIALAEAVSRHTSDEVYLGQRPSSLWINNEEVSHKFEKFNQELRNIEKRIEEKNTNPELNNRRGRAEIPYMLLYPDTSNVESRGGITGKGIPNSISI is encoded by the exons GCAATCAACTATCAATGGTGAAATTGTCATTGTACAGAGTCATAAACAGCCAGGGTCTGGAAAATCAGCTTCTCTTCGATTATATAGTTGCGCAGAAGTTGATCCAA CAGAAACTGGCGAAGGAAAAATGAGCAGCCAAACAAACCTCAAATGTGGAAAGACCAAAACAAGTAATGGTGAAAAAACCAGAACATATCATGTCAAGTTTTATGTTGAGTCAAGCTTTGGAATTCCAGGAGCTTTTGTTATAAGAAACCAAGGGAAGCATAGATTCTTCCTCCAATCTGCATCTTTTGAAACTCACAGCAATCAGATGATCCAATTTGACTGCCACTCCTGGGTCTACCCGTCCCAGAAGACAAAAAAGTTTGATCGAATCTTCTTCTCAAATACT AAATATCTTCCAAATCAAACACCCCAAGGACTAATGAAACTGAGGAATAAAGAGCTTATTAGCTTGAGAGGGGATGGAGGTGGGGAGAGGAAAGAATGGGATCGAATTTACGACTACGACTACTACAATGATCTTGGGAATCCTGACAAAGGTCCAGAACATGAGAGACCTGTCTTGGGTGGGTCTGAATTGCATCCATATCCTCGCAGAGGAAGAACAGGCCGCCCTCCTAGCAATGCAG ATCCTTTAACCGAGAGCCGGCCACATACCACTAACCTGGACATATATGTTCCTCTGGATGAGAGGTTCAGCCCCAAGAAACAATCCGAGTTCacatcaaattcaatccaGGCTGCTCTATGGTTCCTGATCCATGAGGTAAAATTTGTGATGCAAAAAGATTCCAATCATTTTGAGTCATTTGATGAGATACATGACATGTTTTCTGACAACCAAAATCAAGTAATTGGGGGGTCACTCAAAGAGAAGCTGAAAGCTATGGTACCAAATGAGCTTTTCAAAGATATTACTCATGCAATCAAAACCCCATTGAAATTTCCAGTTCCCCAAATGATAGCAG aaaatgaatttgcaTGGAAGGATGATGAAGAGTTTGGGCGCCAAATGCTTGCAGGAATTAATCCAGCACAAATACGATCATTGGAG GTATTTCCACCACAAAGCAAAAATGGAATGGTGAGTTCGATAGAGCCATCACACATAGAGCACAACCTTGAAGGGATGACTCTTGCTcag GCAATGAATAATTGGAGGATATTCATCTTAGATCACCATGACTATCTCATACCCTTCTTAAGAAAAATCAACACAAAGGATGTATGTACTTATGCGTCCCGTACACTACTGTTCTTGAAGAGTGATGCCACATTAAAGCCAATAGCAATAGAACTCAGTTTTCCGGGATTTGCGGAAGGCCAAGAGATCAGTTGGGTATTTACTCCTGCAAGACAGGGCGAAGCAGCGGCACTGTGGCACTATGCCAAGGCTCATGTTGCTGTTAATGACACTGTGTATCATCAACTAGTCAGCCATTG GTTGCATACACATGCCGTGGTTGAGCCGTTCATCATTGCTACTAGAAGGCAGCTAAGTGGGATGCACCCAATCCATTGGCTACTAGATCCTCATTTCAAGGACACCATGCACGTAAATGCGCTGGCTCGTAGTATGCTCATTAACTCTGGAGGAATCCTGGAGAAGACATTGTTTTCTGCTGAACTCTCCATGGAGTTATCTGCTGAGCTCTACAAAGAGTGGAGATTTGATGAACAAGCCCTTCCTGCTGATCTACTTAAAAG AGGTATGGCCATAGAAGACCCAGATCCAGATAACCCCACTGGGGTTCAGCTCCTCTTCCAAGACTATCCATATGGCTCAGATGGACTTGAGATATGGAGTGCCATCCAGGCATGGGTTACAGATTTTTGCATGCTCTTCTACACAGACGACGAGTCTGTAAGATCTGATGAAGAAATTCAAGCATGGTGGTCGGAAATCCAAAATGTGGGTCATGGTGATAAGAGCAGTGAAACATGGTGGTACCACATGACATCACGAGAGGACCTAATCAAAGCTTTGACAACTCTTATATGGATTGCATCAGCCCTTCATGCTTCAGTAAACTTTGGGCAATATGCATATGCTGGCTATCCCCTAAATCGTCCCACACTGTGCCGAAGGTTCATTCCCGAGGAAGGAACATTTGAATATGCGGAGTTCCTGAAGGATCCAGACAAATACTACCTTAACATGTTGCCTGAAAGAGTTGAGATGACCTTGGGTATAGCACTAGCAGAGGCCGTCTCAAGACACACTTCGGATGAAGTGTACTTGGGTCAGAGGCCATCGTCGTTGTGGATAAATAATGAAGAGGTTAGCCATAAGTTTGAAAAGTTCAATCAAGAACTTCGAAAtatagagaaaagaattgaggAAAAGAATACCAATCCCGAGCTTAACAACAGAAGGGGCCGTGCCGAGATTCCATACATGCTTTTGTACCCTGATACATCCAATGTTGAATCCAGAGGGGGCATCACAGGGAAGGGGATTCCTAACAGCATATCCATTTGA
- the LOC117636506 gene encoding linoleate 9S-lipoxygenase 6-like isoform X2, producing MQHQQQQRAQSRQSTINGEIVIVQSHKQPGSGKSASLRLYSCAEVDPKTGEGKMSSQTNLKCGKTKTSNGEKTRTYHVKFYVESSFGIPGAFVIRNQGKHRFFLQSASFETHSNQMIQFDCHSWVYPSQKTKKFDRIFFSNTKYLPNQTPQGLMKLRNKELISLRGDGGGERKEWDRIYDYDYYNDLGNPDKGPEHERPVLGGSELHPYPRRGRTGRPPSNADPLTESRPHTTNLDIYVPLDERFSPKKQSEFTSNSIQAALWFLIHEVKFVMQKDSNHFESFDEIHDMFSDNQNQVIGGSLKEKLKAMVPNELFKDITHAIKTPLKFPVPQMIAENEFAWKDDEEFGRQMLAGINPAQIRSLEVFPPQSKNGMVSSIEPSHIEHNLEGMTLAQAMNNWRIFILDHHDYLIPFLRKINTKDVCTYASRTLLFLKSDATLKPIAIELSFPGFAEGQEISWVFTPARQGEAAALWHYAKAHVAVNDTVYHQLVSHWLHTHAVVEPFIIATRRQLSGMHPIHWLLDPHFKDTMHVNALARSMLINSGGILEKTLFSAELSMELSAELYKEWRFDEQALPADLLKRGMAIEDPDPDNPTGVQLLFQDYPYGSDGLEIWSAIQAWVTDFCMLFYTDDESVRSDEEIQAWWSEIQNVGHGDKSSETWWYHMTSREDLIKALTTLIWIASALHASVNFGQYAYAGYPLNRPTLCRRFIPEEGTFEYAEFLKDPDKYYLNMLPERVEMTLGIALAEAVSRHTSDEVYLGQRPSSLWINNEEVSHKFEKFNQELRNIEKRIEEKNTNPELNNRRGRAEIPYMLLYPDTSNVESRGGITGKGIPNSISI from the exons GCAATCAACTATCAATGGTGAAATTGTCATTGTACAGAGTCATAAACAGCCAGGGTCTGGAAAATCAGCTTCTCTTCGATTATATAGTTGCGCAGAAGTTGATCCAA AAACTGGCGAAGGAAAAATGAGCAGCCAAACAAACCTCAAATGTGGAAAGACCAAAACAAGTAATGGTGAAAAAACCAGAACATATCATGTCAAGTTTTATGTTGAGTCAAGCTTTGGAATTCCAGGAGCTTTTGTTATAAGAAACCAAGGGAAGCATAGATTCTTCCTCCAATCTGCATCTTTTGAAACTCACAGCAATCAGATGATCCAATTTGACTGCCACTCCTGGGTCTACCCGTCCCAGAAGACAAAAAAGTTTGATCGAATCTTCTTCTCAAATACT AAATATCTTCCAAATCAAACACCCCAAGGACTAATGAAACTGAGGAATAAAGAGCTTATTAGCTTGAGAGGGGATGGAGGTGGGGAGAGGAAAGAATGGGATCGAATTTACGACTACGACTACTACAATGATCTTGGGAATCCTGACAAAGGTCCAGAACATGAGAGACCTGTCTTGGGTGGGTCTGAATTGCATCCATATCCTCGCAGAGGAAGAACAGGCCGCCCTCCTAGCAATGCAG ATCCTTTAACCGAGAGCCGGCCACATACCACTAACCTGGACATATATGTTCCTCTGGATGAGAGGTTCAGCCCCAAGAAACAATCCGAGTTCacatcaaattcaatccaGGCTGCTCTATGGTTCCTGATCCATGAGGTAAAATTTGTGATGCAAAAAGATTCCAATCATTTTGAGTCATTTGATGAGATACATGACATGTTTTCTGACAACCAAAATCAAGTAATTGGGGGGTCACTCAAAGAGAAGCTGAAAGCTATGGTACCAAATGAGCTTTTCAAAGATATTACTCATGCAATCAAAACCCCATTGAAATTTCCAGTTCCCCAAATGATAGCAG aaaatgaatttgcaTGGAAGGATGATGAAGAGTTTGGGCGCCAAATGCTTGCAGGAATTAATCCAGCACAAATACGATCATTGGAG GTATTTCCACCACAAAGCAAAAATGGAATGGTGAGTTCGATAGAGCCATCACACATAGAGCACAACCTTGAAGGGATGACTCTTGCTcag GCAATGAATAATTGGAGGATATTCATCTTAGATCACCATGACTATCTCATACCCTTCTTAAGAAAAATCAACACAAAGGATGTATGTACTTATGCGTCCCGTACACTACTGTTCTTGAAGAGTGATGCCACATTAAAGCCAATAGCAATAGAACTCAGTTTTCCGGGATTTGCGGAAGGCCAAGAGATCAGTTGGGTATTTACTCCTGCAAGACAGGGCGAAGCAGCGGCACTGTGGCACTATGCCAAGGCTCATGTTGCTGTTAATGACACTGTGTATCATCAACTAGTCAGCCATTG GTTGCATACACATGCCGTGGTTGAGCCGTTCATCATTGCTACTAGAAGGCAGCTAAGTGGGATGCACCCAATCCATTGGCTACTAGATCCTCATTTCAAGGACACCATGCACGTAAATGCGCTGGCTCGTAGTATGCTCATTAACTCTGGAGGAATCCTGGAGAAGACATTGTTTTCTGCTGAACTCTCCATGGAGTTATCTGCTGAGCTCTACAAAGAGTGGAGATTTGATGAACAAGCCCTTCCTGCTGATCTACTTAAAAG AGGTATGGCCATAGAAGACCCAGATCCAGATAACCCCACTGGGGTTCAGCTCCTCTTCCAAGACTATCCATATGGCTCAGATGGACTTGAGATATGGAGTGCCATCCAGGCATGGGTTACAGATTTTTGCATGCTCTTCTACACAGACGACGAGTCTGTAAGATCTGATGAAGAAATTCAAGCATGGTGGTCGGAAATCCAAAATGTGGGTCATGGTGATAAGAGCAGTGAAACATGGTGGTACCACATGACATCACGAGAGGACCTAATCAAAGCTTTGACAACTCTTATATGGATTGCATCAGCCCTTCATGCTTCAGTAAACTTTGGGCAATATGCATATGCTGGCTATCCCCTAAATCGTCCCACACTGTGCCGAAGGTTCATTCCCGAGGAAGGAACATTTGAATATGCGGAGTTCCTGAAGGATCCAGACAAATACTACCTTAACATGTTGCCTGAAAGAGTTGAGATGACCTTGGGTATAGCACTAGCAGAGGCCGTCTCAAGACACACTTCGGATGAAGTGTACTTGGGTCAGAGGCCATCGTCGTTGTGGATAAATAATGAAGAGGTTAGCCATAAGTTTGAAAAGTTCAATCAAGAACTTCGAAAtatagagaaaagaattgaggAAAAGAATACCAATCCCGAGCTTAACAACAGAAGGGGCCGTGCCGAGATTCCATACATGCTTTTGTACCCTGATACATCCAATGTTGAATCCAGAGGGGGCATCACAGGGAAGGGGATTCCTAACAGCATATCCATTTGA